From the genome of Ziziphus jujuba cultivar Dongzao chromosome 4, ASM3175591v1:
ATTGATGGTAATATTTCTCACTCCAAGGATTGCTTTTACTTCACCATTCTTTATGCTGCTGGTATTATCAATGAGTTTGGGCCTGAGAGCAATGGTGCCGCTTCGTGTATTTTGGGTTTGTCTTTGGAATCTGATGTGGGTTCTCCGAGTAAGAGCCATATGGCTCTTGTTTTCGGGTTAACCGGAGCTGGGGTTGCGGTGCTTGTTATGTCAAGCCTGCTGGGGCTGTATTTTTGGTATGATAAAAGGTGGAGGAAAGGTGATGGAGGAAGGTCTGGCGGGCAATATGGTATAGATTTGGAGGAGTCAGGGCCTAGGCCTAGAGTGAGACCTAATACAGGTTCAATTTCGTTTAAAATTCAAGAACTTGAGAAGGCCACCAATAACTTTTCGCAGAAGAATTTCATAGGCAGAGGTGGGTTTGGCCTGGTTTACAAGGGGGTGTTACCTGATGGAAGTATGATTGCTGTTAAGAGAGTTATAGAGTCAGATTTTCAAGGGGATGCTGAGTTTTGCAATGAGGTTGAGATTATTAGCAACTTGAAGCACCGGAATCTTGTCCCGCTTAGAGGTTGTTGCGTGGTCGATGAACATGATGATCATGAAGGGAGGGAGAGCCAGAGGTACCTTGTTTACAATTACATGCCTAATGGAAATTTGGACGACTATCTTTTTCCTCGTTCGGATAAGCAAGGTGGACTTACCAACAATCCTTTGACCTGGCCTCAGAGGAAGAGCATAATCTTGGATGTGGCAAAGGGGTTAGCTTATTTGCATTATGGGGTGAAGCCTGCAATATATCATCGAGATATTAAGGGCACAAACATACTCCTAGATGCTGATTTGAGAGCAAGAGTAGCAGATTTTGGACTTGCAAAACAAAGCAGGGATGGCCAGTCTCATCTGACAACTAGAGTGGCAGGGACTCATGGTTACTTAGCCCCTGAATATGCTCTTTACGGGCAGCTGACCGAGAAGAGTGATGTTTATAGCTTCGGTGTTGTTGTTTTGGAGATTATGTGTGGGAGGAAAGCTCTTGATTTGTCTTCCTCTGGATCTCCACGTGCATTTTTGATCACAGATTGGGTGTGGTCATTAGTAAAAGCTGGAAAAATAGGACAGGCTATAGATGCTTCATTGCTGAAGGATGAGGATTCTTTGAGTCCGAATCCAAAGAGTATAATGGAGAGATTTGTGCTCGTAGGGATTTTATGTGCTCATGTAATGGTGGCTTTAAGACCTACCATTATGGATGCACTGAAAATGTTGGAAGGAGACATTGAGGTTCCTCCAATTCCTGATCGGCCAATGCCTCTAGGGCATCCTTCCTTTTATGGCGACGGTAATACTTTCAG
Proteins encoded in this window:
- the LOC107415189 gene encoding probable receptor-like protein kinase At1g11050, with protein sequence MGLKKIELIGFVFLFLLSFSTHSPTSTSSAEAASASPVPTTSNNDSTCPMDLNYVLRIPWNTTSCRTSHQPPPSSSTTRASASQNNTVSEPCCQSILSLFGISLAQHLKETSLFQLPNLSTSIACLNDFQSKLSSLFLPDGLVSSCFDPLQFVITPNICAHIRSTQDWVNVVGHTTELDSACRPDLTELTYCDGCVAAGFRIQSKLISIDGNISHSKDCFYFTILYAAGIINEFGPESNGAASCILGLSLESDVGSPSKSHMALVFGLTGAGVAVLVMSSLLGLYFWYDKRWRKGDGGRSGGQYGIDLEESGPRPRVRPNTGSISFKIQELEKATNNFSQKNFIGRGGFGLVYKGVLPDGSMIAVKRVIESDFQGDAEFCNEVEIISNLKHRNLVPLRGCCVVDEHDDHEGRESQRYLVYNYMPNGNLDDYLFPRSDKQGGLTNNPLTWPQRKSIILDVAKGLAYLHYGVKPAIYHRDIKGTNILLDADLRARVADFGLAKQSRDGQSHLTTRVAGTHGYLAPEYALYGQLTEKSDVYSFGVVVLEIMCGRKALDLSSSGSPRAFLITDWVWSLVKAGKIGQAIDASLLKDEDSLSPNPKSIMERFVLVGILCAHVMVALRPTIMDALKMLEGDIEVPPIPDRPMPLGHPSFYGDGNTFSISPALSGPKLQSGDMLRFLEE